The genomic interval CAAGGTCCACCCCCGCTTCAAGACCCCCGGCCGGGCGACGATCACGGCGGGCATCGGCACCGGCGTCTTCTACACCGTGATGACCCTGGTCAGCGAGCACGTCCTGGTCGACACCATCTACGCGCTCGGCCTCATGATCTGCTTCTACTACGCGCTGACCGCCTTCGCCTGCGCCTGGTACTTCCGCGCCGAACTGACCCGCTCCGTCCGGGACCTGGTCTTCAAGGGCCTCTTCCCGCTGCTCGGCGGAGCCCTGCTCGCCGCCGTCTTCGCCAAGACCCTCTACGACATGTGGGACCCGGCGTACGGCTCCGGGTCCTCGGTCCTCGGCGTCGGGTCGGTGTTCGTCATCGGGGTGGGGCTGCTGCTCCTCGGCGTCGTGCTGATGGTCGCGATGGAGCGCCGCAGCCCGGCGTTCTTCCGGGGCGAGATCCTGACGAAGGAGACCCCGGCCCTCGTGGTCGAGGACTGATCCGTCGGGCCGTGCGGGGGCCCGTACGCTGAGGCCATGACGCGACGTTCGATGGGGCACTGGCTCCAGGTGGTCGGTATCGCCCACGGCGCAGTCGGAGCGGTGATCTACCGTGACGTGCTCGCCGAGATGGGGCGGGACGTGGTCGACTCCGTGCCCGACCGGGGCGACCGTGCCGCCGCCTTCTGGTTCATGGCCGCCGCCCCCACCCTGTGGCTGGGCGGCCGGCTGCTGCGCTCGGCGGAGGAGCACGACGACATCCCGGCCCAGCGTGCGGCGGGCATCGCCCTGACCGCCGTCGGCGTGGTCGGCACGGTGGCCATGCCGAAGAGCGGGTTCCCGAGCCTGGTGGGGATCGGCGGTGTCCTGCTGCGCAGGTCGCTGCGGTCCGGGGGCGCGTAGGCACGTAGACGCGTAGGCGCGCACGGTGAGCGTCGCCGGAGCTGCCGGACCCCCGGGGCCGCCGCCCCGGCGTCGAAGAGTCCGAGGTCTACGGCCGCCAGTAACCCAGCGCGTTCACCCGGTCCTTGGGCAGACCCAGCTCCTTGCGGAGGTACGCCGACAGGGTCCGGGTGGTCGCCGTGTCGCAGGCGACCCAGACGTACGCGTCCGTGCGGTCCTCGCCCAGCAGCTCCGGCAGGGCCGCCTTCACCTCGGAGACGAGATGCGCGCCCGCCTCGCGGCGCTCCACGTGGTGCAGGGTGTGGTGGGCCCCGTCGAGGCGGAACGGGAGTTTCCGGTCCTCCTCGTGCGCGGTCTCGAACCAGATCGTCGCCGGGGTCGACGGGACCGCGTCCAGCAGGGAGTTGATCGCCGGCAGGGCCGCCGCGTCACCGATCACGAAGAGCCGCGAGGGCGCCGGGTCGGGCAGGGTGAAGCCGGTGCCCTGGAGCGTCGCGTCGATCGTCTCGCCGATCCCGACGGTCTTCGCCCAGTCGCAGGCGGGGCCCTCGTGCAGGGCGAATTCCAGACTGAACGTGCCCGTCTCCGGATCGGGGTCGACCAGGGTGTAGGCGCGCTGATGGGGTTTGCCGTCCTTCTCGAACCAGAGCCGCAGCCACATGGTCGGGTGGGCCCCGCCGGTCGCGGCGAGCAGCCCGCCGTCGGTCACGTGGACCCGGCGGAAGCAGTCCGTGACCTGTTCCGTGCCGGTCACGGTGAACGTGAAGTCACGCCCCCTGAGCAGTTTGAGAACGACGCCTTCCCAGCCATGCCCCACGGTGTCTCCTGCCTCGCCCCGGTGCCCCGGCCCACTGCCAGAAGGTCACTTTAGGTTAGGCTAACCTAAATTTCGAGGGCTGGGGAGTGGCTGAAAACCACCGGATGCAGGGGATGGGCGGAACGATGACGACCGGCGTCGACAGCGAGAGACCGGGCACGGGCGCGGGTGCCCGTTCCGAGGCCCTCCAGGGTGGCCCGGAAGCGGCCCGCGAGGACTTCGAGGACTTCGAGGACTTCGAGGTCTTCCGCGACGACTGGGGGATACCGCACCTGCGGGCCGCCGACGCCCTCGCCCTGGCCCGCGCCCAGGGGCACGTCACCGCCCTCGACCGGGCCTGGCAACTGGAGACCGAGCGGCACCGGTTGCTCGGTACCAGCGCCTCCGGTCTCGGTGCGGAAGCCGTCGACTGGGACCGGTTCGTCCGGCGGGCCCGGATCGCCGACACCGCCCGCCGCTGCTTCGACCGCCTCGCGCCGGAGACCGCCGCCTGGGTGCGGGCGTACGTCGACGGCGTCAACGACGGCCTCGCCGGAGGGGCCGCCCGCGCACCCGAGTTCGCCGCGGTGGGCCTGGCCCCGGGCCGCTGGGAGCCCTGGACCCCGCTCGGCGTCTGGCTCTCCACGCACATCCTGTTCGCCGGTTTCCCGACCAAACTCTGGCGCGAAGAGGTCGCCCGCCGGCTCGGCGACGACCGGATGACCCTCTTCGCGACCGACGGCCCCGGCACCGCCGGCAGCAACGGCTGGCTGCTCACCGGCGCCCGCACCGCCACCGGGGCCCCGCTCCTCGCGGGCGACCCGCACCGCTTCATCGAGGCCCCCGGCGTCTACCAGCAGATCCGGCTCGCCTGCCCCGAGTTCGACGTCGTCGGCCTCGCGGTCCCCGGCATCCCCGGCATCGCCCACTTCGGGCACAGCGGCGGCGTCGCCTGGGCGATCACCAACGCCATGGCCGACTACCAGGACCTCTACCGGGAGCGGTTGCGCCGCACCCCGGACGGCGGGGTGGAGGCGCTCGGCCCGGACGGCTGGCGCCGGGCCCACGCCCACACCGAGACGATCGAGGTGGCGGGGGCGGACCCGGAGACGGTCGAGGTGATCGAGACGGACCGGGGACCGCTGATCATCGGCGGCCCGGACGGTTGCCCGGGCGGCGGGGTGGACGGCGGCCCGGGCGGTGGCCACGGCGGTGGCCCGGACGCCGACGCCTCCGCCGAGGGCCTCTCCATCAGCCTCCGCCACCCGCCCCGCGTCACCGGCGAGTTGGGTTTCGATGTGCTGCCCGCCCTGCTCCGGGCCCGTACGGTCGCCGACCTCGACGCCGCCCTCGACCGCTGGGTCGAACCGGTCAACGTGGTCCTGGCCGCCGACACCGCCGGCGGCGCCCTGCACCGGGTCGCCGGACACGTCCCGGTGCGCCCGTACGCCAACCGGCTGCGGGTCGTCCCCGCCGAGGACCCCACGTACGCCTGGCGCGAGGGCCGGGCCGCACCCCTGCCCCGTACCGAGGCGGTCGGCCCCGACGGGATCGCCGTGATGGCCAATGAGCGCGGCCTCGCCGCCCCGCTCGGGGTGGAGTTCGCGCCCCGGCACCGGGCCCGCCGCATCCGGGAGCTGCTCGCCGCACGCACGGACTGGTCGCCCGCCGCTCTGGCCGCCGTCCACACCGACACCCTCCTCGCCTCGTCCCGCCCCCTGCTGTCCCTGCTGGCCCGGTCCCCCGGCCTCGGCCCGGCCGCGAGACGCCTCCGGGACCGGCTGCTGCGCTGGGACCGCCACATGGACGCGCACAGCACCGACGCGACCCTCTATGCCCGCCTCCGCACCGACGTCGTCCACCGGCTGGCCGGCCACCCCGCCCTGAAGGGCGTCACCGGCGCGGCCGACCCGTGGCGCTCGGCCGCCCACCCGGCGCTCTTCCGCCCCTGGCTCGCCGCCGTCCCCCGCATCGGCTACGCCCTGGAGAGCCTGCTCACCGTCGGACTCCTGACCTACGAGGACCGGCTGGCGCTGGTCGCGGCCTCGGCCGAGGCCGTCGCCGCGGCGGCCGAGGAGACTCCGCCCGGCCCGTGGGGCGAGCAGCACCGGCTGTCCCCCTGGCAGGCCCTGCCGGACCTCACGCCCGACGACGAGGAGGCCCGGCCGGGGCTCGCGGGCGACCACGACTGCGTGCTGTCCACCTCCGCCGTCCCCGGCGTCACCGACCTGTTCGCCCGGGGCCCGGCCGCCCGTTACGTCTGGGACCTGGCCCGCCGCGAGGACAGCCGGTGGGTCGTACCGTTCGGCGCGTCCGGAGTCCCCGGATCCGCCCACCACCGCGACCAGACGCCGCTGTGGGCGCGGGGCGCGCTCATCCCGGTCGTCACGGACTGGAACCTGCTGCACCCGACGACCCGCCACCCGGAGGAGCCCCCCGCCATGACCGCCGCCGCCAACACCGCCGCCGCCACCGCCAACATCGCCGCCGCCGACCCCACCGCCGCCGACCCCACCGTCCCGGCCCTCCGCGCGGCCGTCCACGAGCAGAAGGTCGAGGGCTTCGGGACGGTGCGCCTGGTCCCCGTCGACCCCGAGGCCGACGCGGACCTGCTGCACGGCTGGGTCACCGAGGAGCGGGCCCGGTTCTGGGGCATGGGCGGCCACACCCGCGAACAGGTCCGGGACATCTACGAGTTCGTCGGCTCGCTGCCCACGCACCACGCCTACCTCGCCCTGCGCGACGGGGTCCCGGCCGCGCTCTTCCAGACGTACGAGCCGGACGCCGACCCGGTCGGCGAGTGCTACGACGTACGCCCCGGCGACTTCGGCGTCCACCTGCTGATCGCGCCCGCCGAGGGCGAGGGAGCGGTGAGGGGGCACACGGAGGCCCTCCTCGCCGCGTTCATCGGCTTCGTCTTCGGCGACCCGGCCCGTCTGCGGGTCGTCGCCGAGCCCGACGCCCGCAACGAGAAGGCCCTCGCCCGGATGGTCCGGGCCGGATTCGAGCTGGGCCCGGAGATCGTGAAGCCGGAGAAGACGGCCCGGCTGGCGTTCCTGACGCGGGAGGCCGCGCTGCGACTCGCCTGAGCGCCCGACGGGTCGCCTGGCGCACAGGGCCCTACGGGGCCGGGTCCGCCCCGTCGGGGTGCAGCGCGCCGCCCGGCCGGAACAGCCGCTTGGCCACCGCGTGCCCGGCCTGCGCCGCCATCCGGAACCACGGCTCCGCCGCCGCCAACCCCTCGCGCTGCTCGACCAGGCGGCCCAGCTCCCACATCGACTCCACGTCGCCGGCCCGCACCGCCTGCCTCAGCAGCCGCTCGGCCGTGTCGGGGCGCCCCTCGGCCCGCGCGGTCAGCGCGAGCGCCCGCAGCCCCCGCACGGCCCGGGCGTCCCCGGCAGCGGCCGCCGCCGCGAGCTTCCCCGGATCGACGGGGCGGCGGGAACGGCTCCGGAACAGCAGCAGGATCCCGAGCACCCACATGATCCAGCTCAGGCTGATCAGCGTGCCGTTGCCGGTGACGACCCCGGTCAGGCTCAGCGCGCCGCCCGCAGGCAACAGGAAGTACCCCAGCCCCGGCCCCAGCCCCAGTCCCGGCCCCATCGCAACTCCTCTCCGTCCGCTCCCGACGCACACGGACGACGGTCTCGGATTTCCTTGTCGTACGGCATACCTTGGCCCTTCGCACGCATGACGCGCTGACGGACGACGGAGGTGTTCTCGATGCGGATCTCCACAACGATCTTCCTCACCGACGAGACGGTGACCCCGGTCAGGCTCGCCCGCGAGCTGGAACAGCGGGGGTTCGGCGGGCTGTATCTGCCCGAGCACACGCACATCCCGGTGATCCGCAGCACGCCGTACCCGATGGGCGGCGAGCTGCCCCGGGAGTACGGCCGCACCCTGGACCCGTTCGTCGCCCTCGGCCAGGCCGCCGCCGTCACCGAGCGCCTCGCCCTGGGCACCGGCATCACCCTGGTCGCCCAGCACGACCCGATCGACCTGGCCAAACAGGCGGCCACCCTGGACCACCTCTCCGGCGGCCGGTTCACCCTCGGCGTCGGCTACGGCTGGAACGTCGAGGAGGCCGCCGACCACGGGGTCGAGTGGTCGACGCGCCGGGAGCTGGGGCGGGACCGGATGGCCCTGATGCGGGCCCTGTGGGCGGACGAGCCGACCGGGTACGAGGGCGCGTTCGGCTCCGTACAGGCGAGCGAGGCGCACCCGAAGCCGGCCCAGCGGCCGCGCGGACCGGTCAACGGCCCGCGCACCCTGATCGGCGGCGGGGCGGGCCCGAAACTGTTCGCGCACATCGTGGAGTACGCGGACGGCTGGCTGCCCATCGGCGGCGGGGGCCTCACCGAGTCCCTGCCGAAGCTGCGGACGGCCTGGGAGCAGGCCGGGCGCGACCCGAAGGGCCTCCAGGTGGTGCCGTACGCGGTGCTGCCCAGCCCGGGGAAGCTCGCCCACTACGCGGAGCTGGGCATCGAGGAGGTCGTGCTCCAGCTGCCCCCGGCGGACGAGGCGCAGGTCCTGCGGACGCTGGACGGCTACGCCGCGTACCTCTGACGGTCACCGCGTACCTCTCACGGTCACACCGCGTACCTCTCACGGTCACACCGCGTACCTCCGGCGGTCACGCCGAGTACCGCCGAGGAGGGGGGCCCGGGGCCGCCGGTGCAACCGGGCGCGCCCACAGGGCATCCTTGTTCATCGGGGAACGCATACGCGGGCCCGGTCGGCGGGCACCCCGCCGTGCGGACCGGAGCCCGCCCGGGTGGGGAGTGGAATGAACAGGCCGTTGCGGCACATAGCCATCTTCTGCGGGCTGCTGGTGCTGGCCCTGCTGCTGCGGGCGAACTGGCTCCAGCACGTCGACCGCCAGGAGCTGGCCCAGCACGAGAAGAACGCCCGGGTGCGATTCGAGCGGTTCGCCACCCCGCGCGGCGACATCATCGTCGGCGGCAAGGCGATCACCGGATCGAAGGAGACCGAGAGCCGGGACTACGCGTTCCTCCGGACCAACAAGGACGGTGCGATGTACGCGCCCGTCACCGGGTACGCCTCCCAGTCCCGGGGCACCTCGCTGCTGGAGCGGACCTACGACAGCGTCCTCAGCGGCCAGGACGACCGGTTCGCCTTCCGGCACGCCAAGGACATCCTGACGGGGCAGCCCCGGCGCGGCGGCGACGTGATCACCACCATCGACGCCAAGGCGCAGAAGGCGGCCTACAAGGGGCTCACCGACCTGGGCGCCCGGGGCGCGGTGGTCGCCCTGGACCCGCGCACCGGCAAGGTGCTGTCCCTGGTCTCCACGCCCTCGTACGACCCCGAGACCTTCGCCGGGATCTCGTTCAAGGAGAGCGACCGCTTCACGGCGCTGGAGAAGAAGAAGGGCAAGCCGCTGGCCAACCGGCCGCTGCGCGAGACCTACCCGCCCGGCTCCACCTTCAAGATCCTCACGGCCGCCGCGGCGCTGGAGCACGGTGTGGTCACGGACGTGGACGCCAAGACGGACGCGGTCTCGCCGTATCCCCTCCCGCTCTCCACCAACAAGATCGGCAGCGAGGCGGGCGACGCGGTGTGCAACAAGGCGTCGATGAAGACCGCCATGCAGTACTCCTGCAACAACGTCTTCCTCGACGCGGCGTCCGAACTGGGCGAGGACCGGATGCGGGAGACGGCGGAGAAGTTCGGCTTCAACGAGGATGTGTACGCGGAGGAGTTCGGCGACATGCTCGCCACGAAGAGCCTCTACCCGCAGAAGCTCGACAAGCCCGGTACGGCCCTCACCGGCATGGGCCAGGGCAGTCTCACCAGCACCCCGATGCAGATGGCGATGGTCACGGCGGCCCTCGCCAACGACGGCAAGCTGATGCAGCCCTACATCGTCGACGAGCTGCGCGGCCCGGACCTCTCCACGCTGGAGAAGAACGAGCCGATGGAGATGAGCCAGGCCGTCTCGTCCGAGACGGCGAAGAAGGTCCAGGAGATGATGGAGTACACCGCGAAGGAGGGCAGCGCCAAGCGCGCCCTGATCGACGGTGTGACGGTCGGCGGCAAGACGGGCACCGCCCAGCGCGGCGTGAACGTCCGCGACGAGGTCCCGTACGGCTGGTTCGTCAGCTACGGCAAGAAGGACGACGGCCGTTCGGTCGCGGTCGCCGTGTTCATCGACCCGACGGACATGGACATCTCCCGCTCCGACATCTCGGGCGGCCGCCTCGGCGCCCCGATCGCGAAGAGCGTGATGCAGGCGGTGCTGGGGAACTAGCAGGTGCCCGGTAGCCGGCCCGCCCGGCGTTCGAGGACGGAACCCTTGCTCCGGGGCGCCGGAGGGCGGAGGGGGCCGTCAGCTGGGCGGGCCGTCCGCCGGGCGGGCCGTCAGCCGGGCGGGCCGTCAGCCGGGCGGGCCGGGAACGCCACGCACCGACCGGAGGCCACCGCACCAGCCGTGAGGTCACCGCACCGACCGCAGCGTCCCCCGCCGCACCACCTTGGCCCCCTCGCCCGACGGCGGGTCCGACGAGTCCGACACGGCCGACGTGTCGGGCCCGCCCACCCCCGGCAGGCCCACCAGCTCCGTCAGCGCGTCGATGCGGAAGTCCGCCGTCTCCACCACGTCCGGGTGCTCCGCCCACCAGTGCCCGTACGGGCCCCGTCGCAGGTGCGCCGTCCGCATCCCCGCCGCCGCGGCCGGGAACAGGTCCTCCGCCGGGTGGTCGCCCACGTACAGCGTCGCCTCCGGGGCCGCGCCCGCCACCTCGGCCACCCGCGCGAAGAAATCCGGGTCCGGCTTCCGGGCGCCCCACTCGTCCGAGGTGACCACCAGATCGACGGGCAGGTCCAGGCCCCGCAGCAGCTCCCCGGCCCGGACCGTGCCGTTCCCCGCCACCACGATCCGGATACCCGCGGCCCGCAGCTCGCCCAGCGCGGGCCGGACGTCCTGGTAGAGGTCCGACTCGTCGAGGTGCTCTCCGCGCCCGGCGGCGGCCCGCGCGCGGTAGGCCTCCTCGACGTCCATGTCGGGCCGCAGGACGCGCAGCGCGTCCGTGGCCTCGCGGCCCTGGGCGACGGCCGCGCCCACCAGCGCACTGAGCGTGTGCGGTGGTACGCCGAGCCAGTTGGCCCAGGACGCCCAGTGCCGGTCGTCGCGTACGAGGGTTTCGCCGATGTCGAGGACGATCGTTTCCATCACCGTTCCGACACTAAGCGTGAGAACGCCGTCGGCGGGGTCTCATCCGGGTGAGTCGGCACGCACGAGTGACCACGGGCACGACCATGGGCACGACCACAGGCATGATCACGAGCATGGTCATGGGCATGTCGCGACCGGTGATTCCTCGACAAGCGACCCCCGAGGCCCTGGTCCGGCGCGCGCAGCTCGCTCGTATGCTCGGTTCATGACCGATGCTCAGAGCGGACGCCCCACCTCCAACGCCATGCGGCGCGCACTCAAACGCGCCCGCGACGGTGTCGCCCTCGACGTGACCGAGGCCGCCGTCCTGCTCCAGGCGCGCGGCGACGATCTGACGGATCTGGC from Streptomyces sp. CA-278952 carries:
- a CDS encoding DUF6463 family protein, whose amino-acid sequence is MTRRSMGHWLQVVGIAHGAVGAVIYRDVLAEMGRDVVDSVPDRGDRAAAFWFMAAAPTLWLGGRLLRSAEEHDDIPAQRAAGIALTAVGVVGTVAMPKSGFPSLVGIGGVLLRRSLRSGGA
- a CDS encoding siderophore-interacting protein, whose amino-acid sequence is MGHGWEGVVLKLLRGRDFTFTVTGTEQVTDCFRRVHVTDGGLLAATGGAHPTMWLRLWFEKDGKPHQRAYTLVDPDPETGTFSLEFALHEGPACDWAKTVGIGETIDATLQGTGFTLPDPAPSRLFVIGDAAALPAINSLLDAVPSTPATIWFETAHEEDRKLPFRLDGAHHTLHHVERREAGAHLVSEVKAALPELLGEDRTDAYVWVACDTATTRTLSAYLRKELGLPKDRVNALGYWRP
- a CDS encoding GNAT family N-acetyltransferase; this translates as MGGTMTTGVDSERPGTGAGARSEALQGGPEAAREDFEDFEDFEVFRDDWGIPHLRAADALALARAQGHVTALDRAWQLETERHRLLGTSASGLGAEAVDWDRFVRRARIADTARRCFDRLAPETAAWVRAYVDGVNDGLAGGAARAPEFAAVGLAPGRWEPWTPLGVWLSTHILFAGFPTKLWREEVARRLGDDRMTLFATDGPGTAGSNGWLLTGARTATGAPLLAGDPHRFIEAPGVYQQIRLACPEFDVVGLAVPGIPGIAHFGHSGGVAWAITNAMADYQDLYRERLRRTPDGGVEALGPDGWRRAHAHTETIEVAGADPETVEVIETDRGPLIIGGPDGCPGGGVDGGPGGGHGGGPDADASAEGLSISLRHPPRVTGELGFDVLPALLRARTVADLDAALDRWVEPVNVVLAADTAGGALHRVAGHVPVRPYANRLRVVPAEDPTYAWREGRAAPLPRTEAVGPDGIAVMANERGLAAPLGVEFAPRHRARRIRELLAARTDWSPAALAAVHTDTLLASSRPLLSLLARSPGLGPAARRLRDRLLRWDRHMDAHSTDATLYARLRTDVVHRLAGHPALKGVTGAADPWRSAAHPALFRPWLAAVPRIGYALESLLTVGLLTYEDRLALVAASAEAVAAAAEETPPGPWGEQHRLSPWQALPDLTPDDEEARPGLAGDHDCVLSTSAVPGVTDLFARGPAARYVWDLARREDSRWVVPFGASGVPGSAHHRDQTPLWARGALIPVVTDWNLLHPTTRHPEEPPAMTAAANTAAATANIAAADPTAADPTVPALRAAVHEQKVEGFGTVRLVPVDPEADADLLHGWVTEERARFWGMGGHTREQVRDIYEFVGSLPTHHAYLALRDGVPAALFQTYEPDADPVGECYDVRPGDFGVHLLIAPAEGEGAVRGHTEALLAAFIGFVFGDPARLRVVAEPDARNEKALARMVRAGFELGPEIVKPEKTARLAFLTREAALRLA
- a CDS encoding sel1 repeat family protein, with protein sequence MGPGLGLGPGLGYFLLPAGGALSLTGVVTGNGTLISLSWIMWVLGILLLFRSRSRRPVDPGKLAAAAAAGDARAVRGLRALALTARAEGRPDTAERLLRQAVRAGDVESMWELGRLVEQREGLAAAEPWFRMAAQAGHAVAKRLFRPGGALHPDGADPAP
- a CDS encoding LLM class F420-dependent oxidoreductase, whose amino-acid sequence is MRISTTIFLTDETVTPVRLARELEQRGFGGLYLPEHTHIPVIRSTPYPMGGELPREYGRTLDPFVALGQAAAVTERLALGTGITLVAQHDPIDLAKQAATLDHLSGGRFTLGVGYGWNVEEAADHGVEWSTRRELGRDRMALMRALWADEPTGYEGAFGSVQASEAHPKPAQRPRGPVNGPRTLIGGGAGPKLFAHIVEYADGWLPIGGGGLTESLPKLRTAWEQAGRDPKGLQVVPYAVLPSPGKLAHYAELGIEEVVLQLPPADEAQVLRTLDGYAAYL
- a CDS encoding peptidoglycan D,D-transpeptidase FtsI family protein gives rise to the protein MNRPLRHIAIFCGLLVLALLLRANWLQHVDRQELAQHEKNARVRFERFATPRGDIIVGGKAITGSKETESRDYAFLRTNKDGAMYAPVTGYASQSRGTSLLERTYDSVLSGQDDRFAFRHAKDILTGQPRRGGDVITTIDAKAQKAAYKGLTDLGARGAVVALDPRTGKVLSLVSTPSYDPETFAGISFKESDRFTALEKKKGKPLANRPLRETYPPGSTFKILTAAAALEHGVVTDVDAKTDAVSPYPLPLSTNKIGSEAGDAVCNKASMKTAMQYSCNNVFLDAASELGEDRMRETAEKFGFNEDVYAEEFGDMLATKSLYPQKLDKPGTALTGMGQGSLTSTPMQMAMVTAALANDGKLMQPYIVDELRGPDLSTLEKNEPMEMSQAVSSETAKKVQEMMEYTAKEGSAKRALIDGVTVGGKTGTAQRGVNVRDEVPYGWFVSYGKKDDGRSVAVAVFIDPTDMDISRSDISGGRLGAPIAKSVMQAVLGN
- a CDS encoding HAD family hydrolase, whose product is METIVLDIGETLVRDDRHWASWANWLGVPPHTLSALVGAAVAQGREATDALRVLRPDMDVEEAYRARAAAGRGEHLDESDLYQDVRPALGELRAAGIRIVVAGNGTVRAGELLRGLDLPVDLVVTSDEWGARKPDPDFFARVAEVAGAAPEATLYVGDHPAEDLFPAAAAGMRTAHLRRGPYGHWWAEHPDVVETADFRIDALTELVGLPGVGGPDTSAVSDSSDPPSGEGAKVVRRGTLRSVR